Proteins from one Chthoniobacterales bacterium genomic window:
- a CDS encoding TlpA family protein disulfide reductase, translating into MAMLQIGNSVAMLGEKDPGIASQKDELESIANDPKAPENIRADAGLVLLQIASMDFDRERTEASARALSTAINKFLETHPDDARTPALRLTEAQALESFDPDRAKKLYDEAAKNEDQEISAAAKTALDIMALREKPLELSFTSVDGRKVDLAELRGKVVLVDFWATWCPPCVEEVPEVVEAYGKFKDRGFEIVGISLDQDKGALEEFTKKNKMTWPQFFDGKGWENEIAKRFKIQSVPTMWLLNREGKLADASPRGRLDKAIEAALAKP; encoded by the coding sequence ATGGCCATGCTGCAAATCGGCAATTCCGTGGCGATGCTCGGGGAGAAAGATCCCGGGATCGCCAGCCAAAAGGACGAACTCGAGTCGATCGCCAATGATCCGAAAGCGCCGGAAAACATCCGCGCCGATGCCGGACTCGTCCTTTTGCAGATCGCCTCGATGGATTTCGACCGCGAACGCACCGAGGCCTCGGCCAGGGCGTTGAGCACCGCGATCAACAAGTTTCTCGAGACCCACCCCGACGACGCGCGCACGCCGGCCCTGCGCCTCACCGAGGCCCAAGCCTTGGAATCATTCGACCCGGACAGGGCAAAAAAACTTTATGACGAGGCGGCAAAAAACGAAGACCAGGAAATTTCCGCCGCCGCGAAAACCGCGCTCGATATCATGGCCCTGCGCGAAAAACCGCTGGAGCTGTCTTTCACTTCAGTGGACGGACGCAAAGTCGATCTCGCCGAACTGCGCGGCAAAGTCGTGCTCGTGGATTTCTGGGCCACTTGGTGCCCGCCGTGCGTCGAGGAGGTGCCGGAAGTGGTCGAGGCTTACGGGAAGTTCAAAGACCGCGGATTCGAAATCGTGGGCATTTCACTCGATCAGGACAAAGGCGCCCTCGAGGAATTCACCAAGAAAAACAAAATGACTTGGCCGCAGTTCTTCGACGGCAAGGGCTGGGAGAACGAGATCGCGAAAAGATTCAAGATCCAGTCCGTCCCGACCATGTGGCTGCTCAACCGCGAAGGGAAACTGGCCGACGCCTCACCGCGGGGCCGGCTGGACAAAGCGATCGAGGCCGCGCTGGCGAAACCCTGA
- a CDS encoding acetyl-CoA carboxylase carboxyltransferase subunit beta: MGIFQKPALKLKPRGKSNVPEGLWTKCPSCGDVIHQIELAQNLQVCPKCQHHMTLGSGERIDSLVDPGSFKERDADMLSVDSLKFRGVATYKERLETYRKKTGLKDAVITGDAAIGGHRVGLAVMDFNFIAATMGSVVGEKITRIIERATQKKWPVIIVSASGGARMYEGMLSLMQMAKTSGALARHSEAGLPYISILTNPTTAGVMASYASLGDVIIAEPRCMIGFAGPRVIRETTHQELPKGFQTAEFLQDHGLVDMIVPRNRMRAVLSQLLDFLDRRK, translated from the coding sequence ATGGGAATTTTCCAGAAACCCGCTCTGAAGCTCAAACCCCGGGGCAAAAGCAATGTTCCGGAGGGTCTGTGGACCAAGTGCCCGTCATGTGGTGACGTCATCCACCAGATCGAACTGGCCCAGAACCTCCAAGTTTGCCCGAAGTGCCAGCACCACATGACGCTCGGCTCGGGCGAGCGCATCGACAGCCTTGTCGATCCCGGAAGCTTCAAGGAACGCGACGCCGATATGCTCTCGGTCGATTCGCTCAAGTTCCGCGGCGTCGCCACCTACAAGGAACGCCTCGAAACCTACCGCAAAAAAACCGGGCTCAAGGACGCCGTCATCACCGGCGATGCCGCGATCGGCGGGCACCGGGTCGGTCTGGCGGTCATGGATTTCAATTTCATCGCCGCAACCATGGGGTCCGTCGTCGGGGAAAAAATCACGCGCATCATCGAGCGGGCCACGCAAAAGAAATGGCCTGTCATCATTGTTTCCGCGTCCGGCGGTGCCCGCATGTATGAGGGGATGCTCAGTCTCATGCAAATGGCCAAGACCAGCGGTGCTCTGGCCCGGCATTCGGAAGCCGGCTTGCCCTACATCTCGATCCTCACGAATCCGACGACGGCGGGAGTCATGGCCAGCTACGCCTCGCTTGGCGACGTCATCATCGCGGAACCCAGATGCATGATCGGCTTCGCCGGGCCCCGCGTGATCCGCGAGACCACGCACCAGGAGTTGCCCAAGGGTTTCCAGACCGCCGAGTTCCTCCAGGATCACGGTCTTGTCGACATGATCGTGCCGCGCAATCGCATGCGTGCGGTGCTTTCTCAGCTCCTCGATTTTCTCGACCGTCGCAAGTGA
- a CDS encoding bifunctional folylpolyglutamate synthase/dihydrofolate synthase: MNYRDALAWLYGTQAFGIKLGLDNARRLFVAAGNPRDRLRFLHVAGTNGKGSTCAVMDAVLRAGGMRCGLYTSPHLVDFRERIRLDGAMIPEAAVAEGLGLLRECSSMWDHAPTFFELTTALAAWWFAREGADIVVWETGMGGRLDATNVVTPLVSVITPVGLDHQQWLGNSLGAIAMEKAGIIKPGIPVVSAPQETEVREVLEARAREVGASVRFVEAPCELSVGLAGAHQRWNAAVALAALDAASLMPDVETCARGLASVQWPARFQRIGGNLVIDGAHNVPAARALVAAWREVFGDTKARLVFGALCDKNPEELLRELRDIADEVVLVPVNSGRAAATAELRAAAEKLGFAATSESSLACALKSCGRRPVLVTGSLFLAGEALALLEGKAQPAASSQ; encoded by the coding sequence GTGAACTACCGCGACGCGCTCGCGTGGCTCTACGGGACGCAGGCCTTCGGAATCAAGCTTGGGCTGGATAACGCGCGCCGCCTTTTTGTCGCTGCGGGCAATCCCCGGGACCGCCTGCGTTTTCTCCACGTCGCGGGCACCAACGGCAAGGGCAGCACCTGCGCCGTCATGGATGCCGTGCTGCGCGCCGGCGGGATGCGCTGTGGCCTTTACACCTCGCCGCACCTCGTTGACTTCCGGGAGCGTATCCGCTTGGACGGAGCGATGATTCCCGAGGCGGCGGTCGCCGAAGGTCTCGGTCTGCTGCGCGAATGCTCCTCGATGTGGGATCATGCCCCCACGTTCTTCGAGCTTACAACGGCATTGGCGGCGTGGTGGTTCGCGCGCGAAGGCGCGGATATTGTTGTTTGGGAAACCGGCATGGGCGGACGCCTCGATGCCACCAACGTGGTGACTCCGCTCGTTTCGGTCATCACGCCTGTCGGTCTCGATCACCAGCAGTGGCTTGGGAATTCGCTGGGCGCTATCGCCATGGAAAAAGCGGGGATCATCAAGCCCGGCATCCCGGTGGTTTCCGCACCGCAGGAGACCGAAGTGCGCGAAGTTCTCGAAGCCCGCGCGCGCGAAGTCGGTGCGTCTGTGCGCTTCGTGGAAGCCCCTTGCGAACTGTCGGTCGGTTTGGCGGGCGCGCACCAGCGATGGAACGCCGCGGTGGCTCTGGCCGCTTTGGATGCCGCGAGTTTGATGCCTGATGTCGAAACTTGTGCACGCGGACTTGCTTCGGTGCAATGGCCAGCCCGCTTCCAGCGCATCGGCGGCAATCTTGTCATCGACGGGGCGCATAACGTGCCGGCAGCGCGGGCCTTGGTTGCCGCATGGCGGGAAGTCTTTGGCGACACCAAGGCGCGCCTCGTCTTCGGTGCACTGTGCGACAAAAACCCGGAGGAATTGTTGCGCGAGCTGCGGGATATCGCGGACGAAGTCGTTCTCGTTCCGGTCAATAGCGGGCGTGCAGCAGCAACCGCCGAACTGCGAGCGGCTGCGGAGAAGCTCGGGTTTGCAGCAACAAGCGAGAGCAGCTTGGCTTGTGCGCTCAAGTCATGCGGTCGGAGGCCGGTGCTCGTCACCGGTTCTCTGTTTCTTGCCGGCGAGGCTCTGGCTTTGCTCGAAGGAAAAGCGCAGCCCGCGGCCTCGTCGCAGTAG
- a CDS encoding NAD(P)-dependent alcohol dehydrogenase encodes MDTVRAYAAKSKGSALEPIEYKQEPLGDEQVEIAVDYCGICHSDISVLNNHWGNAVYPLVPGHEASGRVVAAGHHVKNVKVGDRVGLGWYSGSCMSCRDCLRGDHNLCSKGEDTIIGRHGGFAERVRAHWVWAVPIPEGVDPAKAGPLFCGGITVFNPIVQFGVKPTDRVGVVGVGGLGHMAIQFLDKWGCDVTAFTSSDDKKQELQQLGADHVVNSRDPAQLKALARSLDFVLVTVNVPLDWPAYIETLGPRGRLHFVGAVLEPLNIGAFPLIVGQRSVSGSPLGSPATTAQMLDFCARHDIAPVTETFPMSKVNDAIAHLESGKARYRIVLQNDFR; translated from the coding sequence ATGGATACCGTCAGAGCTTACGCCGCAAAATCCAAGGGTTCGGCCCTCGAGCCGATCGAATACAAGCAGGAACCGCTCGGCGACGAGCAGGTGGAGATCGCCGTCGACTATTGCGGCATCTGCCACTCGGACATTTCCGTGCTGAACAACCACTGGGGCAACGCGGTGTATCCGCTGGTGCCCGGACACGAAGCCTCGGGCCGCGTGGTGGCGGCTGGCCACCACGTCAAGAACGTCAAAGTCGGCGACCGTGTCGGGCTCGGCTGGTATTCGGGAAGCTGCATGAGTTGCCGGGATTGTCTTCGCGGAGACCACAATCTTTGCAGCAAGGGCGAGGACACCATCATCGGACGGCACGGCGGATTCGCCGAGCGCGTGCGCGCCCACTGGGTCTGGGCGGTGCCCATCCCGGAAGGAGTCGATCCCGCGAAGGCCGGCCCGCTTTTTTGCGGCGGCATCACGGTGTTCAATCCGATCGTGCAATTCGGCGTCAAGCCCACCGACCGCGTCGGCGTGGTCGGGGTGGGCGGCCTCGGGCACATGGCAATCCAGTTCCTCGACAAGTGGGGCTGCGACGTCACCGCCTTCACTTCTTCGGATGACAAAAAGCAGGAACTGCAGCAACTAGGCGCCGATCACGTGGTCAACTCGCGCGATCCGGCACAACTCAAAGCGTTGGCCCGGTCGCTGGACTTCGTTCTCGTGACCGTGAACGTGCCGCTCGACTGGCCCGCCTACATCGAAACGCTCGGACCGCGCGGGCGTCTGCATTTCGTGGGCGCCGTCCTCGAACCGCTCAATATCGGCGCCTTCCCCCTGATTGTCGGCCAGCGTTCGGTGTCCGGGTCGCCGCTCGGAAGCCCGGCCACCACCGCCCAAATGCTGGATTTCTGCGCGCGCCACGATATCGCGCCGGTCACGGAAACTTTCCCGATGTCGAAAGTGAACGATGCGATCGCTCACCTCGAGTCCGGTAAAGCGCGCTACCGCATCGTGCTGCAAAACGATTTCCGATGA
- a CDS encoding ComF family protein yields MFRARRIRKVFEPAVGLLYPPRCAGCGRAATAFECGLCRSCRQSRPRLSGPRCAICSQPYSGAITGVFRCMNCGDRELAFDFATAAYRSRGVVRDLVHQFKYGRRLHLRGVLGRMLSEGFRDERLSALHPDAIVPVPLHPARQREREFNQAELLAHEAARRIRLPVLDCLRRGRYTLTQTNFHREERFDNLEGAFCLAKGADVAGRTLAVVDDVLTTGSTASACAAALRHGGAAAVVVITVARG; encoded by the coding sequence ATGTTTCGCGCACGGCGGATTCGCAAGGTCTTTGAGCCGGCCGTCGGTCTGCTTTACCCGCCGCGGTGCGCGGGATGCGGGCGCGCAGCCACCGCGTTCGAGTGCGGACTGTGCCGATCCTGCCGCCAGTCGCGGCCGCGGTTGTCCGGCCCGCGCTGCGCAATTTGCAGCCAGCCTTACAGCGGGGCGATCACCGGGGTTTTTCGCTGCATGAATTGCGGCGACCGCGAACTGGCATTCGATTTCGCCACGGCCGCCTACCGCAGTCGCGGGGTGGTGCGCGATCTGGTGCACCAGTTCAAATACGGGCGCCGGCTGCACCTGCGGGGCGTGCTCGGACGCATGTTGTCCGAGGGATTCCGCGATGAACGTCTTTCGGCCTTGCACCCCGATGCCATCGTGCCGGTGCCCCTGCATCCGGCGCGTCAGCGCGAACGCGAATTCAACCAGGCCGAGTTGCTCGCGCACGAGGCCGCAAGGCGGATCCGGCTGCCGGTCCTGGATTGCCTGCGGCGGGGCCGCTACACGCTCACGCAGACAAATTTTCATCGCGAGGAGAGGTTCGACAATCTCGAGGGCGCATTCTGCCTTGCCAAAGGTGCCGATGTCGCCGGTCGCACCCTGGCAGTGGTCGACGACGTTCTCACCACGGGCTCGACGGCCAGTGCATGTGCTGCCGCACTCCGCCACGGGGGCGCCGCCGCGGTTGTTGTCATTACCGTCGCGCGGGGCTAA
- the rpe gene encoding ribulose-phosphate 3-epimerase — translation MVAPSILACDFARLGDEVADVARAGADWIHCDVMDGHFVDNISFGSAFVEAASRHTKLPLDVHLMITNPDRYLDRYLPVAASVDIHLEADADVPETLRRIRAAGKKAGLAINPHTPVGAIEPYLGQFDILLVMTVEPGFGGQPFMEDMLPKIREAAKFRRGAAPDFLITVDGGINIDTGRQCREAGANVMVAGTSVFHAKNRRAEIEALR, via the coding sequence ATCGTCGCCCCCTCCATACTCGCTTGCGATTTCGCGCGCCTTGGCGACGAGGTCGCCGACGTGGCGCGCGCCGGCGCGGACTGGATCCACTGCGATGTGATGGACGGGCATTTCGTGGACAACATCTCGTTCGGCTCGGCGTTTGTCGAGGCGGCGTCACGGCACACGAAATTGCCGCTCGACGTCCACCTGATGATCACCAACCCAGACCGTTACCTTGACCGCTATCTGCCTGTCGCAGCTTCGGTGGATATCCATCTCGAGGCCGACGCGGATGTTCCGGAGACTTTGCGGCGCATCCGCGCGGCGGGAAAGAAAGCGGGGCTGGCGATCAACCCGCATACGCCGGTCGGTGCCATCGAGCCCTACCTCGGCCAGTTCGACATTCTGCTGGTGATGACGGTCGAACCGGGATTCGGCGGGCAGCCATTCATGGAAGACATGCTGCCGAAAATCCGCGAGGCGGCAAAGTTTAGGAGAGGCGCGGCGCCGGACTTCCTGATCACAGTGGACGGGGGGATCAACATCGACACTGGTCGTCAGTGCCGCGAAGCGGGTGCAAATGTCATGGTTGCCGGAACTTCGGTGTTCCACGCGAAGAACCGGCGCGCGGAAATCGAAGCCCTTCGCTGA
- a CDS encoding glycosyltransferase family 9 protein, whose translation MSGRPFSRALVVRGGALGDFLLSLPAIASMRAASPDARIEVLAYPGIAALAGDSGLVDAVRPIEYAPLARFFTRGGAMDPELREYFASFDTIVSYLYDPDGIFAENLRASGVRRLVIGPHRPAETSHAIDQFATPLAELGISFSRRALRLSLHPEKYPTPVIALHPGSGSPRKNWPATRWARVAKTLLETYPQTRVAVVAGEADQAALDEMRELTMEKNVECWRDLPLPQLARRLAGASAYLGHDTGVSHLAALCGTPSLLLFGPTDPGVWAPPHDHVAILRAPGGELAALPTDTVLAAASRLVSDALLASGAGGDNNARR comes from the coding sequence GTGAGCGGCCGACCGTTTTCCCGTGCGCTTGTTGTCCGCGGTGGCGCACTGGGTGATTTTCTCCTAAGCCTGCCCGCGATCGCATCAATGCGTGCGGCATCGCCGGACGCCCGGATCGAAGTTCTTGCCTACCCCGGCATTGCTGCATTGGCCGGGGATAGCGGGCTCGTCGATGCCGTGCGCCCGATCGAATACGCGCCACTCGCCCGCTTTTTCACCCGCGGGGGCGCGATGGATCCCGAGCTTCGCGAATATTTCGCATCCTTCGACACCATCGTCAGCTACCTCTACGACCCCGACGGAATCTTTGCCGAAAATCTCCGCGCATCGGGCGTCAGGCGTCTGGTCATCGGCCCGCACCGGCCGGCAGAAACGTCGCATGCCATCGACCAATTCGCCACGCCGCTCGCGGAACTCGGCATCTCTTTTTCCCGGCGGGCGCTCAGGCTGAGTTTGCATCCCGAAAAATATCCGACGCCGGTCATCGCCTTGCATCCGGGGTCGGGTAGTCCGCGCAAGAATTGGCCCGCAACCCGCTGGGCGCGCGTGGCAAAAACCCTGCTTGAAACCTATCCACAGACGCGCGTCGCGGTTGTGGCCGGGGAGGCGGATCAAGCCGCCTTGGACGAGATGCGCGAACTTACCATGGAGAAAAACGTCGAATGCTGGCGCGATTTGCCGCTCCCGCAGTTGGCGCGGCGCCTGGCGGGAGCAAGCGCCTATCTCGGCCACGATACCGGGGTGAGTCATCTTGCCGCGCTTTGCGGGACCCCGTCGCTGTTGCTTTTCGGTCCAACCGACCCGGGGGTGTGGGCTCCACCGCACGATCATGTAGCGATCCTTCGCGCACCGGGCGGAGAACTCGCCGCCCTGCCGACGGATACGGTGCTGGCAGCCGCATCGAGGCTCGTATCGGACGCCCTGCTTGCCAGCGGAGCGGGCGGGGACAACAATGCGCGCCGATGA
- the queA gene encoding tRNA preQ1(34) S-adenosylmethionine ribosyltransferase-isomerase QueA, with the protein MVVGERLRGLRGFSRLPREEAQKAGGRPSRGGRQPRGLGTRGEKEKQLSGRISDYDFELPRELVASRPLPERSASRMLVVDRTAGKLEHCMFRDLPRFIAPEDLLVLNDSRVIPARLLADEGRIELLLFSRLGPARWRAFARPGKRTRPGDSFRVAGTIARIESVEESDGTRIVQFEAEPDLEALGHMPIPPYLGREDDEEDRTRYQTVFARRNGSVAAPTAGLHFTREILAALPHAFVTLHVGPGTFLPVRAEQLDEHRMHEEEYEVSTETAQRINEARRVIAVGTTSLRVLESLPPGAVSACGGRTDLFIRPGFAFRHAGALMTNFHLPKSTLFVLVCAFAGAGLMREAYAEAIREKYRFFSYGDCMLIV; encoded by the coding sequence ACCGCGGGAGGAGGCTCAAAAGGCGGGCGGCCGACCTTCTCGTGGTGGCCGCCAACCGCGCGGGCTTGGGACGCGTGGCGAAAAAGAAAAACAGTTGAGCGGGCGGATCTCCGATTACGATTTCGAACTGCCGCGCGAGCTTGTGGCCTCGCGCCCCCTGCCCGAACGTTCGGCTTCGCGGATGCTGGTCGTGGACCGCACCGCCGGAAAGCTGGAGCACTGCATGTTCCGCGATCTGCCACGATTCATCGCACCGGAAGACTTGCTGGTGCTGAACGATTCTCGCGTGATACCCGCGCGGCTTCTTGCCGACGAAGGCCGGATCGAACTGCTGCTTTTCTCGCGGCTGGGACCCGCACGCTGGCGCGCCTTTGCGCGTCCGGGCAAGCGGACGCGTCCCGGCGACTCATTCCGTGTGGCAGGCACCATCGCCCGCATCGAGTCGGTGGAAGAATCGGACGGCACGCGAATCGTGCAATTCGAGGCGGAGCCGGATCTTGAGGCGCTCGGGCACATGCCGATCCCGCCTTATCTCGGACGCGAGGACGACGAGGAAGATCGCACACGCTATCAGACCGTCTTCGCGCGGAGGAACGGATCGGTCGCCGCGCCGACAGCCGGGCTGCATTTCACGCGGGAAATACTGGCGGCGCTGCCGCACGCTTTTGTCACTCTTCATGTCGGGCCGGGGACATTTTTACCCGTGCGCGCGGAGCAACTGGACGAACACCGGATGCACGAGGAGGAATACGAGGTGAGCACGGAAACCGCGCAGCGCATCAACGAAGCGCGGAGAGTCATCGCCGTGGGCACGACGAGCCTCCGCGTGCTCGAGTCGCTCCCGCCCGGCGCGGTGAGCGCGTGCGGCGGGCGGACGGATCTGTTCATCCGGCCCGGCTTTGCTTTCCGCCACGCCGGGGCGCTGATGACGAATTTCCATCTGCCCAAGTCCACTCTCTTCGTGCTGGTGTGCGCCTTCGCCGGCGCTGGGCTGATGCGGGAGGCCTACGCCGAGGCGATCAGGGAAAAATACCGTTTCTTCAGCTATGGCGATTGCATGCTGATCGTCTGA
- a CDS encoding CPBP family intramembrane metalloprotease has protein sequence MRMPAYLKIFVFLFIALAAGASVAPPVFWFGQFLQASGMSDWLAGFPFHRVLSRCLQISFLVLLWPALRWIGLRRPSELNLRRNPHAAADVAAGLGFSSFGVALLVALYLVGGWFVFAPAPAWAAIGRIVVTACVVGAVEEIVFRGVVLGICLWSLPARMAIFVSAAFFAVVHFLKPAKTEIAADAVGWWSGFFEMLNLAPGLPSPALLVLGLASLLVAGWILGECTVRTRSLWLPIGLHAGWVFSQQTTNLLLRPTWADPAGFLPWVGPNLVSGAVPTGLLPVLALLLTGLMVRFYLGNVSRTADSQGL, from the coding sequence ATGCGGATGCCGGCCTATCTCAAAATCTTTGTCTTTCTGTTCATAGCGCTCGCGGCCGGGGCATCGGTCGCCCCGCCGGTTTTCTGGTTCGGTCAATTTTTGCAGGCCTCGGGAATGTCCGACTGGCTCGCGGGTTTTCCCTTCCATCGTGTGCTCTCGCGGTGCCTGCAGATCAGCTTTCTGGTTCTTTTGTGGCCCGCCCTCCGGTGGATCGGCCTGCGCCGGCCATCCGAGTTGAATCTGCGGCGCAATCCGCACGCCGCCGCCGACGTGGCTGCCGGGCTGGGCTTTTCGAGTTTCGGCGTTGCCTTGCTGGTCGCGCTGTATCTGGTTGGCGGCTGGTTCGTCTTTGCACCCGCCCCGGCTTGGGCGGCCATCGGCCGCATCGTGGTCACGGCCTGCGTCGTCGGCGCGGTCGAGGAGATAGTTTTTCGTGGAGTCGTCCTTGGTATTTGTCTTTGGAGTCTGCCCGCAAGGATGGCGATCTTCGTGAGCGCCGCGTTTTTTGCCGTCGTCCATTTCCTCAAGCCCGCCAAAACGGAAATCGCTGCGGATGCAGTCGGATGGTGGAGCGGGTTCTTCGAGATGCTGAACCTTGCGCCGGGGCTTCCTTCCCCCGCGTTGCTTGTCTTGGGTCTGGCAAGTCTGCTCGTGGCCGGCTGGATCCTCGGTGAATGCACCGTGCGGACGCGATCGCTCTGGCTGCCCATCGGCTTGCACGCGGGCTGGGTCTTCTCGCAGCAGACGACCAACCTTCTCCTTCGGCCGACGTGGGCCGATCCCGCCGGATTTCTTCCGTGGGTGGGCCCCAACTTGGTCAGCGGCGCCGTGCCCACGGGGCTGCTGCCGGTCCTGGCCCTGCTGCTCACCGGACTGATGGTGCGTTTTTACCTCGGAAATGTTTCGCGCACGGCGGATTCGCAAGGTCTTTGA
- a CDS encoding nucleoside deaminase — MQNALRCAHKAAAADEVPIGAVIVRNGEVIARAWNQVELLKDATAHAEMLAITQAEAAVGDWRLNECDLYVTKEPCPMCAGAIVLARLRRVVFGCPDPKAGAAGGWINLLQSEPLNHRCQVTSGVLGEESAALLRQFFGKKRAPISES, encoded by the coding sequence ATGCAGAACGCCCTCCGGTGCGCGCACAAGGCTGCAGCTGCCGACGAGGTTCCGATCGGGGCGGTCATCGTGCGCAACGGCGAGGTCATCGCCCGCGCGTGGAATCAGGTGGAATTGCTCAAGGACGCCACCGCGCATGCGGAAATGCTCGCCATCACCCAGGCGGAGGCCGCCGTCGGCGACTGGCGGCTCAACGAATGCGATCTTTATGTCACCAAGGAGCCGTGCCCTATGTGCGCCGGCGCAATCGTCCTCGCGCGTTTACGCCGCGTGGTTTTCGGCTGTCCCGATCCCAAGGCCGGAGCCGCGGGCGGATGGATCAACCTGCTGCAGAGCGAACCGCTCAACCACCGGTGTCAGGTGACGTCCGGCGTGCTCGGTGAGGAATCCGCGGCATTGCTGCGTCAGTTCTTCGGCAAGAAACGCGCGCCCATATCCGAGAGTTGA
- the aroQ gene encoding gamma subclass chorismate mutase AroQ, producing MKHAFPLMTAVLLAACSSPGGELVSLAQKRLALARDIAWYKYSRELPVYDATRETALLQAVIAEGTAAGVPPETTRRFFAAEMEASRRIQWEWIHAWRKNLAPLPEGTPPDLSGNLRPQIDSINSRQIQALSRGAQPPSINQLSDMGARFLPKN from the coding sequence ATGAAGCACGCCTTTCCCCTGATGACTGCGGTTTTGCTCGCCGCCTGCTCTTCGCCCGGCGGCGAGTTGGTCTCCCTCGCGCAAAAGCGTCTGGCCCTCGCGCGGGACATCGCGTGGTATAAATATTCGCGCGAACTCCCGGTTTATGACGCGACGCGCGAGACCGCGCTGCTCCAAGCCGTCATTGCCGAGGGCACCGCGGCGGGTGTCCCACCCGAAACAACGCGCCGCTTCTTCGCCGCGGAAATGGAGGCGTCGCGCCGCATCCAGTGGGAATGGATCCATGCTTGGAGAAAAAATCTGGCCCCGCTGCCCGAAGGAACTCCCCCGGATCTATCGGGCAATCTGCGCCCGCAGATCGACAGCATCAACAGCCGCCAGATCCAGGCGTTGTCACGCGGCGCACAGCCACCCTCGATCAATCAACTCTCGGATATGGGCGCGCGTTTCTTGCCGAAGAACTGA
- a CDS encoding SET domain-containing protein, whose amino-acid sequence MARRLAAVLSLTPCVCYQERFSMKKSSKAKPAPTKSEWAAVKGSKIHGRGMFAAKTIPRGTRIIEYTGERISKAEGWRREMLRQRRAARGGDCCIYIFELNNRIDIDGRVLWNTARYINHSCDPNCESQIVRGRVYIVSLRAIRPGEELTYDYYYDYDHYRDHPCRCGARTCAGYIVKAPLRWRVRNAAKKERRRKKSG is encoded by the coding sequence ATGGCGAGAAGATTGGCGGCAGTTCTTTCACTGACACCTTGCGTCTGCTATCAAGAGAGGTTTTCCATGAAAAAAAGCAGCAAAGCAAAGCCTGCTCCAACCAAGAGCGAATGGGCGGCGGTGAAGGGATCGAAAATCCACGGACGCGGCATGTTCGCAGCCAAGACGATTCCCCGGGGCACGCGCATCATCGAATACACGGGGGAACGGATCAGCAAAGCCGAGGGGTGGCGACGGGAGATGTTGCGCCAACGCCGTGCCGCACGCGGTGGCGACTGTTGCATCTACATCTTCGAACTCAACAACCGCATCGACATTGACGGACGCGTCCTCTGGAACACCGCCCGCTACATCAACCATTCATGCGACCCCAACTGCGAGTCCCAGATCGTGAGGGGCCGTGTCTACATCGTCTCGCTGCGCGCGATCCGTCCGGGGGAGGAGCTGACCTACGATTACTACTACGACTACGACCACTATCGCGACCACCCGTGCCGCTGCGGCGCCCGCACATGCGCAGGCTACATCGTCAAGGCGCCGCTGCGCTGGCGCGTCCGCAACGCGGCCAAAAAAGAACGCCGTCGCAAAAAATCCGGCTGA